A region from the Vicia villosa cultivar HV-30 ecotype Madison, WI linkage group LG3, Vvil1.0, whole genome shotgun sequence genome encodes:
- the LOC131662447 gene encoding glutamyl-tRNA(Gln) amidotransferase subunit A, chloroplastic/mitochondrial, with amino-acid sequence MKMLSTLQTPRSTLSRFTIPSTITTFTSHSQTLPQASLTTQSPTTSSPHSQILSTRHSLLSRNLSAVDLVRSHLTRLRITEPHLRSFLHLPDDNTLIAQANDLDRRIANGEEVGPLAGVLVAVKDNICTADMPSTGGSRILENYRPPFDATAVKRVRELGGIVVGKTNMDEFGMGSTTEASAFQVTANPWDVSRVPGGSSGGSAAAVSARQCVVSLGSDTGGSVRQPASFCGVVGLKPTYGRVSRFGLMAYASSLDTIGCFGSSVADTGFLLHAIAGHDRFDATSSKQEVPNFLSHFDSASSLESKPLKGLRVGLIRETIEDGVDAGVVSTIRAAASHFEELGCSVNEVSLPSFSLGLPAYYILALSESSSNLSRYDGIRYGNQVYADELDSLYGDSRAKGLGSEVKMRILMGTYALSAGYYDAYYKRAQQVRTIIRNSFKEALDQYDILISPASPSAAYKIGEKKNDPLAMYAGDIMTVNVNLAGLPALVLP; translated from the exons ATGAAAATGCTATCCACACTTCAAACCCCTCGCTCCACCCTCTCTCGCTTCACCATCCCATCCACCATCACCACCTTCACTTCCCACTCCCAAACCCTCCCCCAAGCTTCTCTCACCACCCAATCCCCAACCACCTCCTCACCCCACTCCCAAATCCTCTCCACCCGCCACTCCCTCCTCTCCCGCAACCTCTCCGCCGTCGACCTAGTCCGCTCCCACCTCACGCGCCTCCGTATCACCGAGCCTCACCTCCGCTCCTTCCTCCATCTCCCGGACGATAATACCCTCATCGCCCAGGCCAATGACCTCGACCGCAGAATCGCTAACGGCGAAGAAGTTGGTCCTCTCGCCGGCGTACTTGTTGCTGTCAAGGATAATATTTGTACCGCTGACATGCCGTCCACTGGCGGTTCGCGCATACTTGAGAATTATCGGCCGCCGTTTGATGCTACTGCCGTGAAGAGAGTGAGGGAATTGGGTGGTATTGTTGTTGGGAAAACTAATATGGATGAGTTTGGTATGGGTAGTACTACTGAAGCCTCTGCATTTCAG GTGACTGCCAACCCGTGGGATGTTTCTAGGGTACCAGGAGGATCATCCGGAGGATCTGCAGCTGCAGTTTCTGCCAGGCAGTGTGTTGTATCGTTGGGAAGTGATACTGGTGGAAGCGTGAGGCAGCCGGCATCTTTTTGCGGCGTCGTAGGTTTGAAGCCAACATATGGGCGCGTCTCAAGATTTGGACTTATGGCATATGCATCATCACTTGACACCATTGGCTGCTTTGGTTCATCAGTCGCTGATACCGGGTTTCTCCTTCATGCAATTGCTGGTCATGATAGATTTGATGCCACCTCAAGTAAACAG GAGGTGCCCAACTTTCTATCTCATTTTGACTCTGCAagttctttggaaagtaagcccTTGAAAGGGCTGAGAGTTGGTTTGATCCGTGAAACTATTGAAGATGGTGTTGACGCTGGAGTAGTTTCTACAATTCGTGCTGCTGCTTCACATTTTGAGGAATTAGGATGCTCTGTTAACGAG GTGTCGCTGCCATCCTTTTCGCTTGGATTGCCAGCTTACTATATCCTCGCTTTGTCCGAATCATCTTCCAACTTGTCTCGCTATGATGGTATCAG ATATGGAAACCAAGTTTATGCTGATGAGCTAGACTCTCTTTATGGAGATTCCCGAGCCAAAGGGTTAGGTTCTGAG GTGAAAATGAGAATTTTGATGGGGACGTATGCCCTTTCAGCTGGTTACTATGATGCATATTACAAGCGAGCACAGCAG GTGAGAACCATTATAAGGAATAGCTTTAAAGAGGCACTGGATCAATATGATATCTTGATCTCCCCTGCATCTCCTTCAGCTGCTTATAAAATTG GTGAAAAGAAAAATGATCCTTTGGCTATGTATGCTGGTGACATCATGACT GTAAATGTCAACCTAGCTGGACTACCTGCCTTGGTTTTACCTTGA
- the LOC131659034 gene encoding uncharacterized protein LOC131659034: protein MGIFLGIIEMFAEFDPIVQEHVRLITDDNIHVHFLGHKIQNELIILLSSAIKNEIIRKIKQAKYFSVILDCTPDVSHQEHMSLIIRYVDVSLNTVSVEEYFLGFLNVNDTTGQGLFDVLQDELKNLDSNIFDVRGQGYDNGSNMKGKHQGEQKKFLDLNPRAFYTPCVCHSLNLTLCDMANSCGKAKYFFGVVQRIYTIFANSTKRWKILKDNVKWLTPKSLSSTRWESHVDSVKAIKTQMSDFREALLEVSEKDLDSKIRSEAKSLATNELGDFEFLMAIIIWFEILSTINVVSKLLQSRDMVIDVAMKKITGLISFFKEYREIGFKNALNYATKIAFELNIDLVFPQRRVIRRKRQFDENLNALPIELSEEESFRVNYFLYLVDQAVVSLNKRFE from the coding sequence ATGGGAATTTTTTTAGGCATAATTGAAATGTTTGCTGAATTTGACCCTATTGTCCAAGAACATGTTAGACTTATTACGGATGATAATATTCATGTTCACTTTCTTGGACATAAAATTCAAAACGAGTTAATAATTTTGCTTTCTTCTGCAATTAAAAATGAAATCATTAGAAAAATCAAACAAGCAAAGTATTTCTCAGTGATACTTGATTGTACTCCTGATGTTAGTCACCAAGAGCACATGTCTTTGATAATACGATATGTGGATGTTTCTTTAAATACTGTTAGTGTTGAAGaatattttttaggatttttgaatGTGAATGATACTACCGGTCAAGGGCTTTTTGATGTTTTACAAGATGAATTGAAAAATCTTGATAGTAACATATTTGATGTGCGGGGACAAGGTTATGATAATGGGTCAAATATGAAAGGAAAACATCAAGGTGAACAAAAGAAATTTTTAGACTTAAATCCAAGAGCCTTTTATACTCCTTGTGTTTGTCATAGTCTTAATTTGACATTGTGTGATATGGCTAACTCTTGTGGTAAagctaaatatttttttggagttgTTCAACgcatttatactatttttgctaATTCTACTAAGAGATGGAAAATTTTGAAAGATAATGTAAAATGGTTAACGCCAAAATCATTGTCATCCACTCGTTGGGAGAGTCATGTAGATAGTGTCAAAGCTATTAAAACTCAAATGTCGGATTTTAGAGAAGCTTTACTTGAAGTGTCAGAAAAGGATCTTGATTCTAAAATAAGAAGTGAAGCTAAATCCTTAGCAACAAATGAGCTTggtgattttgaatttttaatggCGATAATTATTTGGTTTGAAATATTATCTACAATTAATGTGGTTAGCAAGCTCTTACAATCAAGGGATATGGTTATTGATGTTGCTATGAAAAAAATAACGGGATTGATTTCATTTTTTAAGGAATATAGAGAAATTGGTTTTAAAAATGCCTTGAATTATGCTACGAAAATTGCCTTTGAATTGAATATTGATCTAGTATTTCCTCAAAGGCGTGTAATTCGAAGAAAAAGACAATTTGATGAGAATTTGAATGCCCTACCAATTGAGCTATCTGAAGAGGAATCTTTTAgagttaattattttctttacctTGTTGATCAAGCTGTTGTATCTCTTAATAAGAGATTTGAGTAA